In Desulfopila inferna, a single window of DNA contains:
- a CDS encoding PaaI family thioesterase, translated as MEKSFQDHYPESYSHCYGCGSKNDSGLQIKSYWDGDESVAVFHPEKYHMAFPGYVYGGLIASIIDCHSTGTAAAAAYREEGREMGSEPAFRFVTASLHIDYLLPTPLGPPLHLRSRVTEIKGRKVVVETECIVEDKVTAKGKVVAVQMPEHLLPE; from the coding sequence ATGGAGAAATCATTTCAAGATCACTACCCGGAATCCTACAGTCACTGTTACGGCTGCGGTTCAAAAAATGACAGTGGGCTGCAGATAAAGAGTTATTGGGATGGCGATGAATCCGTCGCGGTTTTTCATCCCGAGAAATATCATATGGCCTTTCCCGGATATGTTTACGGCGGTCTGATCGCTTCGATAATCGATTGCCACTCCACCGGAACTGCGGCGGCCGCGGCCTACCGGGAAGAGGGACGGGAAATGGGTTCAGAGCCCGCTTTCCGCTTCGTCACGGCTTCACTGCATATCGATTATCTCCTGCCCACACCCTTGGGACCCCCACTCCACCTGCGTTCACGGGTTACCGAGATCAAGGGAAGAAAAGTCGTTGTAGAAACCGAATGCATCGTCGAGGACAAGGTTACCGCAAAAGGGAAAGTTGTCGCCGTTCAGATGCCGGAGCATCTGCTACCGGAATAA
- a CDS encoding GGDEF domain-containing protein, which yields MGQRKYFMIGDWFKYIIYAGSVKESSADVRKQVIITSVFSIISFALLVAFGIIGLKEGNIQLAVVVFSAAGFSAANYVFLHMTGRYRLSSTIVVTMMTFLGLYLLSTGGSSNTGPLWMFVMPGMIFYILGLIPGCIYLAALLGMVVFMLMVPDNILLKTEYSPAFTLRFIAAMFSTSFVALAYEYAREDGRKELLNLSRKLDRLSRKDELTGLSNRRDMFEQLRSELRRLERSGKVFSVLIADIDHFKGINDTYGHECGDNFLRKISDVFVENTQKRDVVARWGGEEFLIFLPETTGEQAKKIAERLRAATEKISIICQENQVSITVSIGVAEYIQGQKLNELINTADKFLYQAKRHGRNKVEG from the coding sequence ATGGGTCAGAGAAAATATTTTATGATTGGCGACTGGTTCAAATATATCATCTATGCCGGTTCTGTAAAGGAAAGCAGTGCCGATGTGCGTAAGCAGGTTATCATCACTTCAGTGTTCAGCATTATCAGTTTTGCGCTTCTGGTTGCATTCGGTATAATCGGTTTGAAGGAAGGCAATATTCAGCTGGCAGTAGTGGTCTTTTCCGCAGCAGGTTTCAGTGCCGCAAACTATGTTTTTCTTCATATGACCGGCAGGTATCGTCTTTCTTCAACTATTGTCGTTACCATGATGACCTTTCTCGGTCTGTACCTTCTCAGTACCGGCGGAAGTAGTAATACCGGTCCCCTCTGGATGTTCGTTATGCCGGGTATGATTTTTTATATTTTGGGATTGATCCCCGGATGTATATATCTTGCCGCACTTCTTGGAATGGTGGTCTTTATGTTGATGGTTCCCGACAACATTCTCCTGAAGACGGAGTATTCCCCCGCCTTTACTCTGCGTTTTATAGCAGCCATGTTCTCGACGAGTTTTGTCGCTCTGGCGTATGAATATGCCCGGGAGGACGGCAGGAAGGAATTGCTCAATCTCAGCCGTAAACTCGATCGTCTTTCCAGAAAAGACGAACTGACCGGTCTTTCCAATAGAAGAGATATGTTTGAGCAGCTCCGCAGTGAATTACGCCGCCTGGAGAGAAGCGGCAAAGTTTTCAGTGTGTTGATTGCCGATATCGATCATTTTAAGGGGATTAATGATACCTATGGGCATGAATGCGGCGACAACTTCCTGCGAAAAATATCTGATGTTTTTGTTGAAAATACTCAAAAGCGTGATGTCGTAGCCCGTTGGGGCGGGGAGGAATTTCTGATTTTCCTGCCGGAGACAACAGGCGAACAGGCGAAAAAAATAGCAGAGCGGCTGCGGGCGGCAACGGAGAAGATTTCGATCATCTGTCAGGAAAACCAGGTATCGATAACCGTCAGCATCGGCGTGGCCGAATATATCCAGGGACAGAAATTGAATGAACTGATCAATACCGCCGATAAGTTTCTGTATCAGGCGAAACGGCATGGCAGAAATAAGGTAGAGGGTTGA